The following are encoded together in the Aerococcus mictus genome:
- a CDS encoding ABC transporter ATP-binding protein: protein MTRILLDNIKKAYGDTVIMEDMSFSVEEGERLVLLGPSGCGKSTILRMIAGFEEITDGNLMFDEQKVNEVAPGDRNVAMVFQNYALYPHMNVYDNITYGLKVNKVPKDRIDNRVNEVVDALDLEKYLQRKPAELSGGQRQRVALARATVKDSDVFLLDEPLSNLDAKLRVSARESLVDIHRRYQQTMIYVTHDQIEAMTFADRIALLNFGELQQIDSPENIYHTPANIFTARFIGNPPMNIFDNSSYKDGRLFIHEQSAPLAPEWVEYIEAGNYRNLKVGIRPEAIKVTVNPTETTFTGVVSHVENQGANYANYVDIAGETMVVLTQIRLADPGDPIYMEFEKYDLHFFDVDTTNSIGYPENILNAKRLSAGQKPLPIGAEEPKVPTANKK, encoded by the coding sequence ATGACTAGAATCTTATTAGATAACATCAAAAAAGCTTACGGCGATACCGTCATCATGGAAGACATGAGCTTCTCAGTTGAAGAGGGTGAGCGTTTAGTTTTACTCGGCCCATCTGGTTGTGGGAAGTCCACCATCTTGCGGATGATTGCCGGCTTTGAAGAAATTACGGATGGTAATTTGATGTTTGACGAACAAAAGGTGAATGAAGTGGCTCCTGGAGACCGTAATGTAGCCATGGTTTTCCAAAACTATGCCCTTTATCCCCATATGAATGTTTATGACAACATCACTTATGGCCTTAAGGTTAACAAGGTTCCTAAAGACCGGATCGATAACCGGGTCAATGAAGTAGTGGATGCCTTAGACTTAGAAAAATATTTACAACGTAAACCCGCCGAATTATCTGGTGGGCAACGGCAACGGGTAGCTCTAGCCCGCGCCACAGTGAAAGATAGTGATGTCTTCCTTTTAGACGAACCCCTATCTAACTTAGATGCTAAGTTACGGGTTTCTGCCCGTGAGTCCTTAGTGGATATTCATAGACGTTATCAACAAACCATGATTTACGTGACTCACGACCAAATCGAGGCCATGACCTTCGCAGACCGGATTGCTCTGTTGAACTTTGGGGAATTACAGCAAATCGATTCACCGGAAAATATTTACCATACCCCGGCTAATATCTTTACCGCCCGCTTTATTGGGAACCCACCGATGAATATCTTTGATAACAGTTCCTACAAGGATGGCCGGCTCTTTATCCATGAGCAATCGGCCCCTCTAGCCCCTGAATGGGTAGAATATATTGAAGCAGGTAACTATCGCAACCTCAAGGTGGGTATTCGTCCAGAAGCGATCAAGGTGACTGTAAATCCTACAGAGACCACCTTCACTGGGGTAGTCAGCCATGTTGAAAACCAAGGAGCTAACTACGCTAATTATGTAGATATCGCTGGCGAAACCATGGTGGTCTTAACCCAAATCCGCCTGGCTGATCCAGGGGACCCGATTTATATGGAATTTGAAAAGTATGACTTACATTTCTTTGATGTCGATACCACGAATTCCATTGGCTATCCAGAAAATATTCTAAATGCCAAGCGCTTATCTGCTGGTCAAAAACCACTACCGATCGGAGCAGAAGAGCCCAAAGTTCCAACAGCTAATAAAAAATAA
- a CDS encoding carbohydrate ABC transporter permease yields MQTRGKWSASNVIWTIVFILIVIVWLMPILFALGTSLRRLPDVYDNVLAFIPLQPVFDNYIKLMDRLPLLRIVMNTFTIATTVTVAKLVISFLAAYAFVYFDFRAKKSSYFLFISSIFIPFTVTMIPNYLMINRMGLGDNIFGVVFPLVADATGILLMNQAMRNIPYSLIEVAKLDNISDWRIMKDIIVPLIRPQLTSTGIWFFINSWNEFVWPSLFLKTEENFTLPLALQLFMSAEGGTDFTVAMAISVITMSIPLLLYLVFQKYIIGTFTSAGIK; encoded by the coding sequence ATGCAAACTAGGGGAAAGTGGAGCGCAAGTAATGTTATTTGGACCATTGTCTTCATTCTTATCGTGATCGTTTGGTTAATGCCAATCTTATTTGCATTGGGAACCTCACTGAGACGACTACCGGATGTTTATGACAATGTCCTAGCCTTTATCCCTTTGCAACCGGTCTTTGATAACTACATCAAGTTGATGGACCGCTTGCCCTTACTTCGAATCGTGATGAATACCTTTACCATCGCCACAACTGTAACGGTGGCTAAGTTAGTGATTTCCTTCTTAGCTGCCTATGCCTTTGTCTACTTTGACTTTAGAGCGAAGAAATCATCCTATTTTCTCTTTATTTCTTCCATCTTTATTCCCTTTACGGTAACCATGATTCCTAACTACCTCATGATTAACCGAATGGGACTGGGAGACAATATTTTTGGGGTAGTCTTCCCCTTAGTTGCTGATGCGACCGGGATCTTATTGATGAACCAAGCCATGCGAAATATCCCGTATTCACTGATTGAAGTGGCCAAGTTGGATAATATCTCTGACTGGCGGATTATGAAGGATATCATTGTGCCTTTGATTCGTCCGCAATTGACTTCGACGGGGATTTGGTTCTTTATCAATTCCTGGAACGAATTTGTATGGCCATCCCTCTTCTTAAAAACCGAAGAAAACTTTACCTTACCACTGGCCTTACAACTCTTTATGTCGGCAGAAGGTGGTACTGACTTTACCGTTGCCATGGCAATATCCGTGATTACCATGAGTATCCCGCTATTACTCTACCTGGTATTCCAAAAATACATTATCGGTACCTTCACCTCAGCCGGTATTAAATAG
- a CDS encoding carbohydrate ABC transporter permease, protein MKERYKPLWYLLPAILIFGIFVAWPTLYTLYLSFFEWNMVSPKKTFVGFDNYITLFTDPLTYKILWNTVVYILILLVVNFAVPYVIAFVLHFLIPKFKDFFKSAFFLPSFISMVVGSIVYNWILNPTSGPVAKLLGFVGINLPNWSTSQSLVIVVICYITAWKVFGYNFITLYAAISGIDNEVIESARLDKIPSWRVFKDIVVPMSSSTGLYVFIMTIVTGLQYVYTPISVITSGGPDNASSNLIYESYKNAFVLFQTGYSAAMSIVTLLLFSILLFLNFKFSERGVYYAN, encoded by the coding sequence ATGAAAGAGCGTTATAAACCGCTATGGTATCTACTACCAGCCATTCTCATTTTTGGTATATTTGTAGCTTGGCCTACACTCTATACTTTATATTTGAGTTTCTTTGAATGGAATATGGTCAGTCCTAAGAAGACATTTGTAGGCTTTGACAATTACATCACTTTGTTTACTGACCCCCTAACTTATAAGATCTTATGGAATACCGTGGTCTATATTCTTATCTTGTTAGTGGTTAACTTTGCTGTCCCTTATGTGATTGCCTTTGTGCTTCATTTCTTAATTCCAAAATTCAAAGACTTCTTTAAATCCGCATTTTTCCTACCTTCATTTATTTCAATGGTGGTTGGATCAATCGTTTACAACTGGATTCTGAACCCAACCTCAGGACCAGTGGCTAAATTATTAGGCTTTGTCGGGATTAACCTCCCTAATTGGTCAACCTCCCAAAGCCTGGTGATTGTGGTTATTTGTTACATTACGGCTTGGAAGGTTTTTGGTTATAACTTTATTACTCTCTATGCAGCTATTTCAGGGATTGATAATGAAGTCATTGAAAGCGCGCGTTTGGATAAAATTCCTTCCTGGCGCGTCTTCAAGGATATTGTTGTTCCCATGTCCTCCTCAACCGGTCTATACGTATTCATTATGACCATTGTTACCGGTCTCCAATACGTTTATACCCCGATTTCGGTCATTACCTCTGGAGGACCTGACAACGCCTCATCCAACTTGATTTATGAGTCCTATAAGAATGCCTTTGTTCTTTTCCAAACCGGCTATTCGGCAGCCATGTCCATAGTGACCTTATTACTCTTTTCTATCTTACTGTTCTTGAACTTCAAGTTCAGCGAAAGGGGTGTCTACTATGCAAACTAG
- a CDS encoding ABC transporter substrate-binding protein, with protein MKLKKWLLSGLTLLTGLSLAACGNSSGEGDSAASDGPVEIEYWYPNADTQGGQTVTELINEFNESQDEVHVTGVFQSGMYQGLMQNLQTNAAAGQVPALVQIGWSYREYFANNFEYSQPQEIIDNLSTEDSSFITDKFEENIYSLATANDDSQVGLPYSLSVPVIYLNMDILNEAGVNKDDLKTWEDIREAAQTISENTDHTGLYIQEAEDNWNIQSMVESNGSQMLKDGKAAFADDKGKETYQFYQDMVEEGSAIHASGEDGQQAFISGNIGMWHQTIAQRTNVMNNANFEAVAIPSPAFEGEEINKPAGGSMLVVTAKDDDQQLAAWKFMKFLYEPDNIAAWTKGTGYVPPTKDASDNEELQTLIKDDKIFPAAYANLENLVPWAPFPGNSGMQAEQMLIDLKDRVLGGADVDTEVQKTQDEINQLIK; from the coding sequence ATGAAGCTTAAAAAATGGTTATTAAGTGGTTTAACCTTATTAACAGGTTTATCACTAGCCGCATGTGGCAATAGCTCAGGAGAGGGCGATAGCGCTGCTTCTGACGGCCCCGTAGAAATTGAATATTGGTACCCTAACGCCGACACCCAAGGGGGACAAACGGTTACTGAACTGATTAATGAGTTTAACGAGTCCCAAGATGAAGTCCATGTGACCGGTGTTTTCCAATCGGGGATGTACCAAGGCCTAATGCAAAACCTCCAAACCAATGCTGCAGCTGGTCAAGTACCGGCCTTAGTACAAATTGGCTGGTCTTACCGCGAATACTTTGCCAATAACTTTGAATATAGCCAACCCCAAGAAATTATTGACAACTTATCCACCGAAGACAGTAGTTTTATCACCGATAAGTTCGAAGAAAATATCTATAGCCTAGCGACAGCCAATGATGATTCCCAAGTTGGTTTACCTTATTCCTTATCAGTACCGGTAATTTACTTGAATATGGATATCTTAAATGAAGCTGGGGTCAATAAAGATGACCTCAAGACCTGGGAAGATATCCGGGAAGCGGCTCAAACCATCAGTGAAAATACTGACCACACCGGCCTATATATTCAAGAAGCGGAAGATAACTGGAACATCCAATCCATGGTGGAATCTAACGGTTCTCAAATGCTCAAAGACGGTAAAGCCGCTTTTGCTGACGATAAAGGGAAAGAAACCTACCAATTCTACCAAGACATGGTTGAAGAAGGCAGTGCTATTCACGCTTCAGGAGAAGATGGTCAACAAGCCTTCATCTCAGGAAACATCGGTATGTGGCACCAAACCATCGCCCAACGGACCAATGTCATGAATAATGCCAATTTTGAAGCTGTAGCGATTCCTTCTCCTGCCTTTGAAGGCGAAGAAATTAACAAACCAGCTGGGGGTTCTATGCTTGTGGTGACTGCCAAAGATGATGACCAACAATTAGCTGCTTGGAAATTTATGAAGTTCTTATATGAACCAGATAACATTGCTGCCTGGACCAAGGGGACTGGCTATGTGCCACCGACGAAAGATGCTTCTGATAACGAAGAATTACAAACCTTAATTAAAGACGATAAAATCTTCCCTGCAGCCTATGCCAACTTAGAAAATCTGGTTCCTTGGGCACCATTCCCTGGTAACTCTGGTATGCAAGCAGAACAAATGCTCATTGACCTCAAAGACCGTGTCTTAGGTGGGGCTGACGTGGATACCGAAGTACAAAAGACCCAGGATGAAATTAACCAATTGATTAAATAA
- a CDS encoding extracellular solute-binding protein translates to MQTNAAAGKTPALVQVGWSYREYFANNFEYSQPQDIIDNLSKEDSSFISDKFEENIYNLATANDGSQVGLPYSLSVAVIYLNMDILNEAGVNKDELKTWEDIRQAAQTISQNTDHIGLYIQEAQDNWNIQAMVESNGSQVLKDGKAAFADEKGKETYQFYQDMVEEGSALHATGEEGQQAFISGNIGMWHQSVAHRTNVMKNANFEAVAIPSPAFEGEENNKPAGGSMLVVTGQDEEQQLAAWKFMKFLYEPDNIAAWTAGTGYVPPTKDASENDDLQALIKDDKIFPAAYANLENMVPWAPFPGDSGMQAEKMLIDLKDRVLSGADVETEVTKTQNEINQLIK, encoded by the coding sequence TTGCAAACCAATGCTGCAGCGGGGAAGACGCCAGCTCTGGTTCAAGTCGGTTGGTCTTACCGTGAATACTTTGCTAATAACTTTGAATACAGTCAACCTCAAGACATTATTGACAACTTATCAAAAGAGGATAGTAGTTTTATCTCTGATAAGTTTGAAGAAAACATCTATAACTTAGCCACTGCTAATGATGGTTCCCAAGTTGGCCTCCCTTATTCCTTATCGGTAGCTGTTATTTATTTAAATATGGATATTTTGAACGAAGCCGGGGTTAATAAAGACGAGCTGAAGACATGGGAAGATATCCGCCAAGCTGCGCAAACGATAAGCCAAAATACTGATCACATCGGCCTCTATATCCAAGAAGCCCAAGATAATTGGAATATCCAGGCTATGGTAGAGTCGAATGGATCCCAGGTGCTAAAAGATGGCAAAGCTGCTTTTGCTGATGAAAAGGGTAAGGAAACTTACCAGTTTTATCAAGATATGGTTGAAGAAGGAAGCGCCCTCCATGCTACTGGTGAGGAGGGGCAACAAGCCTTTATCTCAGGAAACATCGGTATGTGGCACCAATCGGTTGCTCATCGGACCAATGTGATGAAGAATGCCAATTTTGAAGCGGTAGCGATTCCTTCGCCTGCCTTTGAAGGTGAAGAGAATAACAAACCGGCAGGCGGATCCATGCTAGTGGTTACTGGCCAAGATGAAGAACAACAATTAGCTGCTTGGAAATTTATGAAGTTCTTATATGAACCAGATAACATTGCTGCGTGGACTGCTGGAACAGGTTATGTTCCACCAACAAAAGATGCCTCTGAAAATGACGATTTACAAGCCTTAATTAAGGACGATAAAATCTTCCCAGCTGCTTATGCCAACTTAGAAAACATGGTTCCCTGGGCACCATTCCCTGGAGACTCCGGGATGCAAGCAGAAAAAATGCTTATTGACCTCAAAGACCGTGTCTTAAGTGGCGCTGACGTAGAGACTGAAGTCACGAAGACCCAGAATGAAATTAACCAATTGATTAAATAA
- a CDS encoding metallophosphoesterase family protein has protein sequence MKFLHLSDTHYLDNYQGEFEVFGIDYEPHEKLFHALETFDFNSVDFVVNTGDLIHDGGVEDYQALDRILRSYMPKDMPLYYVLGNHDNKAAFYQALYGKEADEGLNYVVDFQGYRLIILDTAEQSRHHGIISKELEAWLADQLAKPSEKGTLLFHHHPLVIGWEPGIIETEISDSYLDLLEASDVRGIFTGHLHENRHAMVRNIPQHTAASLAFGLEQVGDVAFFTDQLGYSVVEVNDETIDVFTKTTNPVTERYKQQRL, from the coding sequence ATGAAGTTTTTGCATCTTTCGGATACCCATTACTTGGATAATTACCAAGGCGAGTTTGAAGTGTTTGGGATCGACTATGAACCCCATGAAAAACTTTTTCACGCTTTAGAGACTTTTGATTTTAATAGCGTGGATTTTGTGGTGAATACAGGGGATTTAATTCATGATGGTGGCGTAGAGGATTATCAGGCTCTTGACCGGATATTGCGGTCTTACATGCCTAAAGATATGCCACTTTATTATGTATTGGGCAACCACGACAATAAGGCAGCTTTTTATCAAGCCTTGTACGGCAAGGAAGCTGATGAAGGATTGAACTATGTGGTTGATTTTCAAGGCTATCGCTTAATTATCTTAGATACTGCCGAACAAAGTCGTCACCACGGTATCATTTCAAAAGAATTAGAAGCTTGGTTAGCTGATCAATTAGCCAAGCCTAGTGAAAAGGGAACCTTACTTTTCCACCACCATCCGCTTGTCATCGGCTGGGAACCAGGAATTATCGAAACAGAGATTAGTGACAGCTATTTGGACCTATTAGAAGCGTCCGATGTACGGGGAATTTTCACCGGACATCTCCATGAAAATCGCCATGCCATGGTTAGAAATATTCCACAACACACGGCGGCTTCATTGGCTTTTGGTTTAGAACAAGTTGGAGATGTGGCTTTCTTTACTGATCAATTGGGTTATTCCGTGGTTGAAGTGAATGATGAAACCATTGATGTCTTTACCAAGACAACGAATCCCGTCACGGAACGCTACAAGCAACAAAGATTATAA
- a CDS encoding YdcF family protein has protein sequence MKRRWLPVLTLGALLGLGLRSLYKHLDQGHAPQSSDLIIVAEGPAVERAEKAVQLLQAGYSRADKMIVSPRYTDVGEDLFAGYQQLGAKRENLIEEKQATSTWTNATTSLALMDDLGYHSAIVVTSDYHMRRTRLAFERANRDYGFQLNFVSAYFQGESYPNHPYTQNMALQELYKYIGYCLHLYHWIDL, from the coding sequence ATGAAAAGAAGATGGTTACCTGTTCTCACATTAGGAGCGCTTCTTGGCCTAGGATTGAGGTCCCTCTACAAGCACTTGGACCAAGGCCACGCGCCGCAAAGCAGTGACTTAATTATCGTGGCCGAGGGACCGGCAGTCGAACGGGCTGAAAAGGCGGTGCAGTTATTGCAAGCAGGCTATAGTCGGGCTGATAAAATGATTGTTTCTCCCCGCTATACTGATGTGGGGGAAGATTTATTTGCAGGTTACCAGCAATTGGGAGCCAAGCGGGAGAACTTAATCGAAGAAAAGCAGGCCACTTCTACCTGGACCAACGCGACAACTTCACTAGCTCTCATGGATGATCTGGGTTATCATTCTGCCATTGTCGTGACCAGTGACTATCATATGAGACGGACGCGGCTGGCTTTTGAGCGAGCTAACCGCGACTACGGCTTCCAACTCAATTTTGTGAGCGCCTATTTTCAAGGGGAAAGCTATCCAAATCACCCCTATACCCAGAACATGGCCTTGCAAGAGTTGTATAAGTATATTGGTTATTGCTTGCATTTATATCATTGGATTGATTTGTAA
- a CDS encoding aryl-sulfate sulfotransferase, which produces MTDQVQALDLSYYDEEVQASISDQIKNLQSKHKSYDDGLFIMNPFGTFTQSIYTYLPDPDQDIGKVTYSIESESSDVLTFEPVNYSQDPSAYEFTMIGLVPNEANQLTVNLYDADDNKLTDYQFQISAPDIQATDYETKMDVLYDSGREELTDGFYASMGSDQDNAKFSYLYDNNGLVRSELVSDGARLENYQFLDKQHLLVRVSNGKLAVLNGLGQPVRIYELPNHSVHHDFIVNEKKDAAFLLTTNDQTDTIEDTITYLDLRTGESQELIDLKAIFPNYFQPVMATHQNRAQNEIANYLAEHPDQDFSDIDYSADGFNVLDDEGNLTNLDWIHINAIDVINGDELILSSRETSSLIKLSNVFDQVTVDYIIGPEAVWAGTGYEYYLLTPDSDFKPTGGQHSVRFQSNAINDGFYNLTLFDNNYWRLGTRDDLVIDLPQEMSEEFDPEVLDAYSYFYNLQVDEASGSYDLVQAFPVPYSSIVSSAQVYKGNYITTSGMTNILGEYNPQGELIRQFQFFVPRWTYRLVKLDLQDFFYENIL; this is translated from the coding sequence TTGACTGACCAAGTTCAGGCTCTCGACCTGTCCTATTATGATGAAGAAGTCCAAGCAAGCATTTCTGACCAGATCAAAAACTTGCAATCCAAGCACAAGTCCTATGATGATGGGCTTTTCATTATGAACCCCTTTGGGACATTTACCCAATCCATCTATACTTACTTGCCTGATCCTGATCAAGACATTGGCAAAGTGACCTATAGTATCGAGTCTGAATCTAGTGATGTCCTCACCTTCGAACCGGTCAACTACAGTCAGGATCCTAGTGCTTACGAATTTACCATGATCGGTCTGGTGCCTAATGAAGCTAACCAACTGACGGTTAATCTCTACGATGCTGATGATAACAAGTTAACAGACTATCAATTTCAGATTAGTGCTCCCGATATCCAGGCCACTGACTACGAGACCAAAATGGACGTCCTCTACGACTCTGGCAGGGAAGAACTAACAGATGGTTTCTATGCCAGCATGGGCAGCGACCAGGATAATGCCAAGTTTTCCTATTTATATGATAATAACGGACTCGTTCGCTCTGAATTGGTCTCTGACGGCGCCCGCTTAGAAAACTATCAATTTCTGGATAAACAACACCTGCTGGTTCGGGTAAGCAACGGCAAATTAGCCGTCCTAAATGGCTTAGGTCAACCAGTTCGCATCTATGAACTACCTAATCATTCTGTCCACCATGACTTTATCGTCAATGAGAAAAAAGATGCGGCCTTCCTACTAACCACTAACGATCAGACGGATACCATTGAAGACACCATCACCTATCTCGATTTACGGACTGGTGAAAGTCAGGAACTGATCGACTTAAAGGCGATTTTTCCTAATTATTTCCAACCCGTGATGGCCACCCATCAAAACCGGGCTCAAAATGAAATTGCTAATTATTTAGCTGAACATCCCGACCAAGATTTTAGTGATATTGACTACAGCGCTGACGGATTTAATGTTCTTGATGATGAAGGTAATCTGACCAATTTAGATTGGATTCATATTAATGCCATTGATGTGATTAATGGCGATGAACTGATTCTCTCTTCCAGGGAAACTTCGTCACTGATCAAATTATCCAATGTCTTTGACCAAGTGACGGTCGACTATATTATCGGGCCGGAAGCAGTTTGGGCAGGAACAGGTTATGAGTATTACCTGCTCACCCCTGACAGCGACTTTAAGCCGACTGGCGGCCAACATAGTGTTCGTTTCCAATCCAATGCGATTAATGATGGCTTTTACAATTTAACCCTCTTCGATAATAACTACTGGCGTCTGGGTACCCGAGATGACCTGGTTATCGACCTACCTCAGGAAATGAGCGAAGAATTTGATCCAGAAGTGCTTGACGCTTACTCTTACTTTTATAATTTACAGGTGGATGAAGCGAGCGGAAGCTATGACCTGGTCCAGGCCTTTCCAGTGCCCTATTCCTCCATCGTTTCCTCAGCCCAAGTCTATAAAGGCAACTATATTACCACTAGCGGAATGACTAATATCCTCGGGGAATATAACCCCCAAGGAGAACTTATCCGGCAATTTCAATTCTTTGTTCCCCGCTGGACTTACCGTTTAGTTAAGTTAGACCTGCAAGACTTCTTCTATGAAAATATTCTTTAA
- a CDS encoding FMN-binding protein yields MAKFKPGTYHEEAQGFLNMVEVDVKVSEDKIEDIQVSEADSENVGSLAIKHLVNQILDQQSADVDVLSGATHSSEGLIQAVKEALRIAAGEPEPNEFTPGTYYGEGDGYKGKVSLAVTVDENEITDIKYRGIETPELGGQASEKLIQQIKEDGSKREFDVVSGATYTTMGMQYALDRALAYARGDEDPDAEPYSFQTDTRVDFGTGWLTLDEVQAILDNLEVEISFVDKQNRFLYYNKRRHQEDAGTPRSPVTLGGNVSDCHPPQIRTKVEGIMEDLHHGRRRSESMWYTKGNGNKVYLHYRPIYDQKGRYLGVLETVQNGKPFIDTAESSWDRTLHDPHVPNPFLGETAEDVNQWYQERYEAGLDDELQHAIEKPYIEASEGGPRPDTVSKATSKAKDKEESQSSDVVSGASQHEHKMPNPMPKEEIERGRDSVSGPTAPH; encoded by the coding sequence ATGGCAAAATTTAAACCAGGCACCTACCATGAAGAAGCTCAGGGCTTTCTGAATATGGTAGAAGTTGATGTAAAAGTTAGTGAAGATAAGATCGAAGATATTCAAGTTTCTGAAGCCGATTCAGAAAACGTTGGTAGCCTAGCCATCAAGCATTTGGTGAATCAGATTTTAGACCAACAAAGTGCTGATGTGGATGTTCTATCAGGCGCCACGCATTCCTCTGAAGGACTCATTCAGGCGGTCAAAGAAGCCTTAAGAATCGCGGCCGGTGAACCTGAACCTAATGAATTCACTCCAGGAACCTATTATGGTGAAGGAGACGGTTACAAGGGGAAAGTGTCCTTAGCAGTGACTGTTGACGAGAATGAAATTACCGATATTAAGTATCGGGGCATTGAAACGCCAGAACTTGGTGGCCAAGCCTCAGAAAAATTAATCCAACAAATCAAGGAAGATGGCAGCAAGCGTGAATTTGATGTGGTCTCTGGGGCAACCTATACCACGATGGGGATGCAATACGCCCTAGACCGGGCCTTAGCCTATGCTAGAGGGGATGAAGATCCTGACGCTGAACCTTACTCCTTCCAAACCGATACCCGGGTAGATTTTGGAACAGGTTGGTTAACCTTGGATGAAGTCCAAGCTATCCTTGACAACTTAGAAGTGGAAATTTCTTTTGTCGATAAGCAAAACCGCTTCCTCTACTATAACAAACGCCGCCACCAAGAAGACGCGGGGACGCCACGCTCTCCCGTGACTTTAGGGGGCAATGTTTCTGACTGCCACCCACCACAAATCCGTACCAAGGTGGAAGGGATTATGGAAGACCTCCATCATGGTCGTCGTCGCAGTGAGAGTATGTGGTACACCAAGGGTAATGGGAATAAGGTCTACTTACACTACCGTCCGATCTATGACCAAAAAGGCCGTTATCTTGGGGTCTTAGAAACCGTTCAAAATGGGAAACCCTTTATTGATACCGCGGAATCCTCTTGGGACCGGACCTTGCATGATCCACATGTACCAAATCCATTCTTGGGCGAAACCGCTGAAGACGTTAACCAATGGTATCAAGAACGCTACGAAGCGGGTCTTGATGATGAACTCCAACATGCCATTGAGAAACCTTATATTGAAGCTAGCGAGGGCGGCCCAAGACCAGATACGGTATCCAAGGCAACTTCAAAAGCTAAGGATAAGGAAGAGAGCCAAAGCAGTGATGTGGTTTCTGGTGCCTCACAACATGAGCATAAGATGCCTAATCCAATGCCTAAAGAAGAAATTGAAAGAGGCCGAGATAGCGTTTCTGGGCCAACCGCGCCTCATTAA
- a CDS encoding chromate transporter, producing MYEKMLKDSKSKRQMLVKLFWSTFYLSAFTFGGGYVIITLMKKTFVDDYGWIEEDEMLDLVAIAQSSPGAIAVNGAIVIGYKLAGFIGILVSVLGTILPPMLIISVIALFYQQFIQNFWVKTLLEGMQAGVAAVIAGVVLDMVADVWRRKQPILVIIMLAAFIANYFFAVNIIYIILSCIGLGVIYSWLQSRKGR from the coding sequence ATGTACGAAAAAATGCTTAAAGACTCAAAAAGTAAGCGCCAGATGCTGGTCAAACTCTTTTGGTCAACTTTCTACCTCTCTGCCTTTACCTTTGGTGGAGGCTATGTCATCATTACCCTCATGAAAAAGACCTTTGTGGATGATTATGGCTGGATTGAAGAAGACGAAATGCTAGACCTGGTAGCGATTGCTCAATCTTCTCCCGGAGCAATCGCAGTGAATGGCGCGATCGTGATCGGTTACAAATTAGCTGGCTTTATCGGTATCCTAGTTTCTGTTTTAGGGACCATCTTGCCTCCCATGCTGATTATTTCAGTGATTGCCCTCTTTTACCAACAATTTATCCAAAATTTCTGGGTTAAGACCCTCTTAGAAGGCATGCAGGCTGGCGTGGCAGCCGTTATCGCCGGCGTTGTCTTAGACATGGTCGCTGATGTTTGGCGGCGCAAGCAACCCATCTTGGTCATTATTATGCTAGCTGCCTTTATTGCCAATTACTTCTTTGCCGTTAATATCATCTATATTATTTTAAGCTGCATTGGACTAGGAGTAATATACAGCTGGTTACAAAGTAGGAAAGGACGCTAA
- a CDS encoding chromate transporter: MIYLQLLISFLKVGAFSFGGGYAALPLIQEEIVENHAWLSMQEFTDLITISQMTPGPIAINSATFVGTKLAGPLGAMVATLGSILPSIIIVSIIARLYFKYRNLNLLQNVLVALRPAVVAMIAAAGLLILISAFWGEAPLGLTNINWTAVVIFGLALGILIRYKVNPILVIVMAGVVNVLYQAVIMVV; the protein is encoded by the coding sequence ATGATTTATTTACAATTACTTATCTCCTTTCTAAAAGTCGGAGCCTTTAGCTTCGGCGGTGGTTATGCTGCCCTCCCCCTCATCCAAGAAGAAATCGTTGAAAATCATGCTTGGCTATCCATGCAGGAATTTACCGACCTGATCACCATTTCGCAAATGACCCCTGGTCCGATCGCTATCAATTCCGCAACCTTTGTAGGAACTAAGTTAGCTGGACCCCTGGGCGCTATGGTTGCCACTCTGGGTTCAATCTTACCTTCCATTATTATCGTGAGTATCATCGCCCGTCTCTACTTCAAATACCGTAACCTTAACCTCTTACAGAACGTTCTAGTCGCCCTACGTCCTGCGGTGGTAGCTATGATTGCTGCAGCCGGCTTATTAATACTGATCTCTGCCTTTTGGGGAGAAGCTCCACTTGGCTTAACCAATATCAACTGGACCGCCGTAGTTATCTTCGGCCTTGCATTAGGCATACTCATCAGATATAAAGTCAATCCCATTTTAGTTATTGTCATGGCAGGCGTCGTTAATGTCCTATATCAAGCGGTTATAATGGTGGTATAA